Part of the Acidobacteriota bacterium genome, GGCGGTGCGGCATTCCACTCCTGCCAGGAATGGGAGCCATCGGTGGCCACCCCGGCAACATAGCGGCCGGCCGGCAGCTCGAGGCGGCGCAGAGTGGTGCGGTTTTTCTCCGCCCCACCGGCCGGCTCGGAGGTATCGCGATCGAGCTGCCACAGCACCTCGCCGCTCTCGGCGTCGGCGATCCAGGCGTAGTCATAGCGCCCGCTGCGGGTGACCTCGCCAGTCGACCGCACCTCGACCGTCGCGGCCGTCGGCAGGCGGAAGCCGCGCTGCTCGCGATCGCCGTCGCCCAATTGGGCGAGATCGATCAACAGGCCACGGCGCCGCTCCTCGATCCAGCGCTTCTGCTCGGCGGCCGACACCGCTTCGCCGTCACCGCGCACGACGACCGACACCAACTCGACCTTGGCGCGGTAGGACTCGAGGCCGGCGAGCATCCGCAAAGCGGTTCCCACCACCGGAATGGCGTCGAGATCGGCCTCCGAATCGGGGGCGGCGGCACCGTAGAGCTCATAGTCCCCGGCCTCGAGAAAGAGCTCCCGGGTGAGCTCGAAGGCCTTGCGGTCCTTGTCGTCGGCATCGTCTTCGTCGAGCACCCAGACGGCACGACGACTGTCCGCATCGAGCAGCCAGGCGGCCACCCGCTCGCCGTTGCCGAGGGTGTCCACCGGCCCCCGGGCTGCGATGGTGACGCGACCCGAGCGCTCCAGCCGGAACGGCTCTACGATGACGTCGCCGGGCTCGAGGTCCTCGACGCGGCCGAGCTCGGCGGCTCCCAGGGGCAACGCCATGCCCCCTGCCAAGACCAGTCCCAGACCTTGAATCCACAGCTTCCGCAAATTGCTCATAGTCGCGATCCCCAAAGGCGTTCGACGCCGGCTTGTCTTCGGATGGACGGACGAAATCCGTCCCTGCCCGCACTACGCAGGCCGGCCAATCCGTGTTTCAGGCGGGCTAGTTGACGGCGTTGGGTGCCGCCAGCGTGAAGCGACCGATCTCGGCCTCGAAGGACTCCTCCGACGAGATCTCCATCCAGTAGCTCCCCTCCATCCAGCCGACGGCCGTTTCCAGGGGACAAAAGGACGAGTACTCGAAGCTCTCGCCCGGCTCGAGGGTCGGCTGTTGCCCCACCACGCCGGCGCCCTCGACGACCTGCTGGCGACCCTCGCCGTCGGTAATCACCCAGCGACGGCTGATCAGGCGGACGGTCTGATCGCCCAGGTTGCTGATGCGCACGCGATAGGAGAACAGGAACTGCTCCGGCGGTTTGCTGTGGTCCGGCTCGAAGCTCGCCTCGACCTCGATGCGG contains:
- the apaG gene encoding Co2+/Mg2+ efflux protein ApaG, with protein sequence MSDTVTQGIRIEVEASFEPDHSKPPEQFLFSYRVRISNLGDQTVRLISRRWVITDGEGRQQVVEGAGVVGQQPTLEPGESFEYSSFCPLETAVGWMEGSYWMEISSEESFEAEIGRFTLAAPNAVN